From Burkholderia cenocepacia, the proteins below share one genomic window:
- a CDS encoding MFS transporter — translation MRLPVFSPPATRETAPPRRRVLWLSCIAHAVHDGYTDMIYALLPVWQSEFGLDFAALAILRGVYAGTMATLQLSAGRLAQRLGSRATLALGTLLAALGYALAGMSGGLLGLGVALAISGGGSSTQHPIASGAVSRFYGRDARGPLSIYNFSGDLGKSALPAAISLLVTMMPWRHALWIVAGLGCVVAAVIALWFPAVPRGAANTTVKEHAPGQRGGTGKSGFSALFSIGVLDTAVRMGLLTFLPFLLKAKGVSPQLLGTALALVFIGGAAGKFMCGWLGARLGMVRTVLLTEGGTAACIIAVMYLPLAPTMVLLPILGMMLNGTSSVLYGTVPELSAPERTERAFAIFYTGTIASGALSPVLYGFLGDRIGVHGATYATALTALAIFPLALALRPHLADDSTGGTP, via the coding sequence ATGCGCCTGCCGGTTTTTTCCCCTCCCGCCACGCGGGAAACCGCGCCACCCCGACGGCGCGTGCTGTGGCTATCGTGCATTGCACACGCCGTGCACGATGGTTATACGGACATGATCTACGCGTTGCTGCCCGTGTGGCAGTCGGAATTCGGGCTCGACTTCGCAGCCCTGGCCATCCTGCGCGGCGTCTATGCCGGCACGATGGCGACGCTGCAGTTGTCCGCCGGGCGTCTCGCGCAACGTCTGGGAAGCCGCGCGACGCTCGCACTCGGTACGCTGCTCGCCGCGCTCGGCTATGCGCTGGCGGGCATGTCGGGTGGCCTGCTCGGGTTGGGCGTCGCGCTGGCAATCTCGGGCGGCGGCTCCAGCACGCAACATCCGATCGCATCGGGCGCCGTCTCCCGCTTCTATGGGCGCGACGCGAGAGGCCCGCTGAGCATCTACAACTTTTCCGGCGATCTCGGGAAATCGGCGCTGCCGGCCGCCATTTCATTGCTCGTGACCATGATGCCGTGGCGTCATGCGCTATGGATCGTCGCCGGGCTGGGCTGCGTCGTGGCCGCCGTCATCGCGCTCTGGTTTCCCGCCGTGCCGCGCGGTGCGGCGAATACGACGGTGAAAGAGCACGCTCCCGGTCAACGCGGCGGCACGGGAAAAAGCGGATTCTCCGCGCTGTTCTCCATCGGCGTGCTCGATACGGCCGTACGCATGGGACTGCTTACCTTTCTGCCTTTTCTGCTCAAGGCAAAGGGTGTCTCGCCCCAACTGCTGGGAACGGCCCTCGCACTCGTTTTCATTGGCGGTGCGGCCGGCAAATTCATGTGCGGCTGGCTCGGCGCGCGCCTGGGTATGGTGAGGACGGTGCTGCTCACGGAGGGCGGGACGGCGGCGTGCATCATCGCGGTGATGTATCTCCCGTTGGCGCCGACCATGGTGCTGCTGCCGATTCTGGGTATGATGCTCAACGGCACTTCGTCGGTGCTGTACGGAACCGTCCCCGAGCTGTCCGCGCCCGAGCGCACCGAGCGCGCATTCGCGATTTTCTATACCGGAACGATCGCATCGGGCGCGCTATCGCCCGTTCTCTACGGTTTCCTGGGCGACCGGATCGGTGTGCACGGCGCCACCTACGCGACCGCGTTGACCGCCCTCGCGATTTTTCCGCTCGCCCTCGCACTGCGCCCGCATCTGGCGGATGACTCGACAGGAGGAACACCATGA
- a CDS encoding chromate transporter — translation MNTHRDRPAYTLWQLTRYFAWLGATGFGGPVALAGYMHRDLVDTRGWIADADYKEGLALAQLAPGPLAAQLAIYLGYVHYRIVGATLVGIAFVLPSFLMVVLLGYAYTRFGGLTWMQSVFYGVGAAVIGIIAISARKLTAKSIGHDKLLWAIYLALVAVTVITESEVAWLFLAAGLVVWFTRAPPRWLRQRRVDAAVALPVSATGAWLGIVDWPQLAQLAAFFAKAGAFVFGSGLAIVPFLYGGVVTEHHWLNEKQFVDAVAVAMITPGPVVITVGFIGYLVAGLPGACVAAAGTFLPCYLFTVLPAPYFKKYGRLPAILAFVDGVTAAAVGAITGSVIVLARRSIVDVPTALMALAAIVLLVRFKKLSEPVVVGGAAVIGLIVYPLLHH, via the coding sequence ATGAATACACATCGCGACCGCCCGGCCTATACGCTGTGGCAACTGACCCGGTACTTCGCGTGGCTCGGCGCGACCGGTTTCGGCGGGCCGGTCGCGCTCGCCGGCTACATGCATCGGGATCTCGTGGACACGCGCGGATGGATCGCGGACGCGGACTACAAGGAAGGCCTGGCGCTCGCGCAGCTCGCGCCGGGCCCGCTTGCCGCGCAACTGGCGATCTATCTCGGCTACGTGCATTACCGTATCGTCGGCGCCACGCTGGTCGGGATCGCGTTCGTGCTGCCGTCGTTTCTGATGGTGGTGCTGCTCGGCTATGCGTACACGCGATTCGGTGGCCTGACGTGGATGCAGTCGGTGTTCTACGGCGTCGGCGCGGCGGTGATCGGCATCATCGCGATCAGCGCGCGCAAGCTGACCGCGAAAAGCATCGGTCACGACAAGCTGCTGTGGGCGATCTATCTCGCGCTGGTTGCCGTGACGGTGATCACCGAATCGGAAGTGGCGTGGCTGTTTCTCGCGGCGGGCCTGGTCGTCTGGTTCACGCGCGCGCCGCCCAGGTGGTTGCGCCAGCGGCGCGTCGATGCGGCCGTGGCGTTGCCCGTCTCCGCCACCGGCGCATGGCTCGGTATCGTCGACTGGCCGCAGCTCGCGCAACTCGCCGCGTTCTTTGCGAAGGCCGGCGCCTTCGTGTTCGGCTCGGGGCTCGCGATCGTGCCGTTCCTCTATGGGGGCGTGGTCACCGAGCACCATTGGCTCAACGAGAAGCAGTTCGTCGATGCCGTGGCCGTCGCGATGATCACGCCGGGCCCGGTCGTCATCACGGTGGGCTTCATCGGCTATCTGGTGGCGGGGCTGCCGGGCGCATGCGTGGCGGCGGCCGGCACGTTCCTGCCGTGCTACCTGTTCACCGTGTTGCCGGCCCCCTACTTCAAGAAGTACGGCAGGCTGCCGGCGATCCTGGCATTCGTCGACGGCGTGACGGCCGCGGCTGTCGGCGCGATCACGGGGTCGGTGATCGTGCTGGCCCGACGTTCGATCGTCGATGTGCCCACCGCCTTGATGGCGCTCGCGGCGATCGTGCTGCTGGTCAGGTTCAAGAAGCTGTCGGAGCCGGTGGTCGTGGGCGGGGCCGCCGTGATCGGCCTGATCGTGTACCCGCTGCTGCATCACTGA
- a CDS encoding DJ-1/PfpI family protein — MHIAIVTFQGFNELDSLIALGVLNRIRKPGWRVTLACPEPSVTSMNGVTVHAQSTLADACAADAVIIGSGIQTRDVVNDAALMAQFRFDPARQLIGAQCSGTLILAKLGLLGTIPACTDLTTKPWVIEAGVEVLNQPFFARGNVATAGGCLASPYLAAWLIARLEGEDAARGALHYVAPVGEKDEYVSRALTNIKPYLR, encoded by the coding sequence ATGCACATCGCGATCGTAACCTTCCAGGGCTTCAACGAGCTCGACTCCCTCATTGCGCTCGGCGTGCTCAATCGAATCAGGAAGCCCGGCTGGCGCGTCACCCTTGCGTGCCCCGAGCCTTCCGTCACGTCGATGAACGGGGTGACCGTGCATGCGCAATCGACGTTGGCGGACGCCTGCGCTGCCGATGCCGTCATCATCGGCAGCGGTATTCAAACGCGGGACGTCGTCAACGATGCGGCGCTGATGGCGCAGTTCAGGTTCGACCCTGCCCGGCAGTTGATCGGCGCGCAATGTTCGGGCACGTTGATTCTGGCGAAGCTCGGGTTGCTCGGCACGATCCCGGCCTGCACCGATCTCACGACCAAACCCTGGGTGATCGAGGCTGGCGTCGAGGTCCTGAATCAACCCTTCTTCGCTCGAGGTAACGTCGCCACGGCGGGCGGCTGCCTTGCTTCGCCGTATCTGGCCGCGTGGCTCATCGCGCGTCTCGAAGGGGAGGACGCCGCGCGCGGCGCGCTGCACTATGTCGCGCCGGTCGGGGAGAAGGACGAGTATGTTTCCCGCGCGCTGACGAACATCAAGCCCTACTTGCGGTAG
- the gcvA gene encoding transcriptional regulator GcvA, with protein MSESRDVAKHRGELPPLNALRAFDAVARHGSFAGAAAELHVTHWAVGKQIRLLEDWFGLPLFDRRPRGVALTDEGAALLNDVSHAFERLGTAVVRLRHDTFTHRISGVVRVNVPMSFAFCWLLPRLADFHSRYPDIDVRVSTTSRKLRYVADAFDIGVRSGPEQGAGVVSRPLMPDLRVPACNPALLRQHPIQSVADLRHHTLLHSATTRSAWSHWLKEAGASDLRVARHVEFDHVNLQLGAAIEGLGVALASLPLIGRDLAEGRLVCPIASPVWRADDYMLVTNADRADDAAVSAFEEWMEGMASRESGAKPE; from the coding sequence ATGAGCGAAAGCCGGGATGTTGCGAAGCACCGGGGCGAGTTGCCCCCGCTCAATGCGCTGCGCGCGTTCGATGCGGTCGCGCGGCACGGTAGCTTCGCCGGTGCCGCGGCCGAACTGCATGTCACCCACTGGGCCGTCGGAAAGCAGATCAGGTTGCTGGAGGACTGGTTCGGCCTGCCGTTGTTCGACCGTCGTCCGCGCGGTGTCGCGTTGACCGACGAAGGGGCGGCGTTGCTGAATGACGTCAGCCACGCGTTCGAGCGCCTCGGTACCGCGGTGGTGCGGCTGCGCCACGACACGTTCACGCACCGGATCTCAGGCGTCGTGCGGGTGAACGTGCCGATGAGCTTTGCGTTTTGCTGGCTGCTGCCGCGGCTCGCCGATTTCCATTCGCGATACCCCGACATCGACGTCAGGGTGTCGACGACATCGCGCAAGCTGCGCTATGTCGCCGACGCTTTCGATATCGGTGTCCGCTCCGGTCCCGAGCAAGGCGCGGGCGTCGTCTCGCGCCCGTTGATGCCCGACCTGCGGGTGCCGGCCTGCAATCCCGCGTTGCTGCGCCAGCATCCGATCCAGAGCGTGGCCGACCTGCGCCATCACACGCTGCTGCATTCGGCCACGACGCGCTCCGCGTGGTCGCACTGGTTGAAGGAAGCGGGCGCGTCCGATCTGCGGGTCGCGCGCCATGTCGAATTCGATCACGTGAATCTTCAGCTTGGCGCCGCCATCGAGGGGCTGGGCGTCGCGCTGGCATCGCTGCCGCTGATCGGGCGCGATCTCGCCGAGGGGCGCCTCGTGTGTCCCATCGCATCGCCCGTATGGCGCGCTGATGACTACATGCTGGTGACGAACGCCGATCGCGCCGACGATGCCGCGGTGTCCGCGTTCGAGGAATGGATGGAAGGCATGGCGAGTCGGGAGAGCGGCGCGAAGCCGGAGTAG
- a CDS encoding chromate resistance protein ChrB domain-containing protein, with product MQWITRQRPKIDRVACPWLIARFIDETPEFLYVPPGDVLRIANETGAIPYDIPGVELTHVGEQCSFDAFLDKYGLADDRALQHMARIIRGADTSRLDLTPQSSGLYAISLGLSDMFSDDHDMLEHGLVMYDALYAWCRHCQAEGHAWPPRMAE from the coding sequence ATGCAATGGATTACGCGACAACGCCCGAAAATCGACCGGGTTGCCTGCCCCTGGCTCATTGCCCGTTTTATCGACGAGACGCCCGAATTTCTGTACGTCCCGCCGGGCGACGTGCTGCGGATCGCCAACGAGACCGGTGCGATTCCGTACGACATTCCGGGCGTGGAATTGACGCATGTCGGCGAGCAATGCAGTTTCGATGCGTTTCTCGACAAGTATGGTCTGGCCGACGATCGGGCGCTGCAGCACATGGCCCGCATCATTCGCGGCGCGGATACGTCGCGGCTCGATCTGACGCCGCAATCCAGCGGGCTTTATGCGATTTCGCTCGGGCTGTCGGACATGTTTTCCGACGATCACGACATGCTCGAGCATGGTCTCGTCATGTACGACGCGCTGTATGCGTGGTGCCGGCATTGCCAGGCCGAAGGCCATGCGTGGCCGCCGAGGATGGCGGAGTGA
- the rpsU gene encoding 30S ribosomal protein S21, protein MTTITLKLNEPIDVALRRFRRDIEKTGLIRELRARTGYEKPTTERKRKKASAVARQRLRAKRLLPPRKMY, encoded by the coding sequence ATGACGACAATTACGCTGAAGCTCAACGAACCGATCGATGTCGCCCTTCGGCGATTCCGGCGCGACATCGAGAAAACCGGGCTGATTCGCGAGTTGCGCGCTCGCACCGGCTACGAGAAGCCCACGACGGAGCGCAAGCGGAAAAAGGCCAGCGCCGTTGCCCGGCAGCGCTTGCGAGCAAAGCGCCTGCTGCCGCCCCGAAAAATGTACTAG
- a CDS encoding DUF4382 domain-containing protein, with the protein MNNIIKSALCAAFVPFVLAGCGGGDDGGGTQTGTLHVAMTDAPSCGFDHVYVTVSQVRVNANANAADNDAGWSTVSLATPQKIDLLSLTNGVLADLGQTALPAGQYQQVRLVLAQNQGNNLANSVVPTGGVEQALATPSATQSGYKIIQPFTVQPNTLVDLVLDFNACKSIVQRGNGSYALKPVVTAIPTVVSGAISGYVASAEAGATVYAEQGGKVVRGTVADSSGKFVLSPLIQSSTQGNYDVVIVQNNFASGIVRSVPVVVNTTTAVSASTAPITLPASTTSTVSGTVTASANAFVRALQTVDANAYEITSINANMDTGAYSLSVPAAAPIVGTYSGSLPVALAAAPAAAGQYTIEADAASGATQSANVNATTSQSNVNFGF; encoded by the coding sequence ATGAACAACATCATCAAGAGCGCCCTGTGCGCCGCCTTCGTACCATTCGTCCTCGCTGGCTGCGGCGGCGGCGACGACGGGGGCGGCACGCAAACCGGTACGCTGCACGTCGCGATGACCGATGCGCCATCGTGCGGTTTCGACCATGTGTACGTCACCGTCTCGCAAGTCCGCGTCAACGCCAACGCGAACGCCGCCGACAACGACGCCGGCTGGTCGACCGTTTCCCTCGCGACGCCGCAGAAGATCGACCTGCTGTCGCTGACCAACGGTGTGCTCGCCGATCTCGGCCAGACCGCGCTGCCTGCCGGCCAGTATCAGCAGGTTCGGCTGGTCCTCGCGCAGAATCAAGGTAACAACCTCGCAAACTCCGTCGTCCCGACCGGCGGCGTGGAACAGGCGCTCGCCACCCCCAGTGCGACGCAAAGCGGCTACAAGATCATCCAGCCGTTCACGGTCCAGCCCAACACGCTCGTCGATCTCGTGCTCGACTTCAACGCGTGCAAGTCGATCGTGCAGCGCGGCAACGGCTCGTATGCGCTGAAACCCGTCGTCACCGCGATCCCGACCGTCGTGAGCGGCGCGATCTCCGGCTACGTCGCCTCGGCCGAAGCCGGCGCGACCGTTTATGCCGAACAAGGCGGCAAGGTCGTCCGCGGCACGGTGGCCGACAGTTCCGGGAAGTTCGTGCTGTCGCCGCTGATCCAGAGCTCGACGCAGGGCAACTACGATGTCGTGATCGTGCAGAACAACTTCGCGTCGGGCATCGTCCGCTCGGTGCCCGTGGTCGTGAACACGACCACGGCGGTGTCGGCCTCGACCGCACCGATTACGCTGCCTGCGTCGACGACGAGCACCGTCAGCGGTACGGTGACGGCCAGCGCGAACGCATTCGTGCGGGCGCTGCAGACGGTCGATGCGAACGCGTACGAGATCACGTCGATCAACGCGAACATGGACACCGGCGCCTATTCGCTGTCGGTGCCCGCGGCGGCGCCGATCGTCGGCACTTACTCGGGTTCGCTGCCGGTCGCACTGGCCGCGGCGCCGGCCGCCGCCGGTCAATATACGATCGAGGCCGACGCGGCATCGGGCGCGACCCAATCGGCAAACGTCAACGCAACGACCAGTCAGTCCAACGTCAACTTCGGTTTCTGA
- a CDS encoding chromate resistance protein ChrB domain-containing protein, with amino-acid sequence MNPVPTSWLLLIVSLPTSGATARMRIWRTVKALGCGALRDGAYLLPAHAEQAAQLRELADEARNGDGQAWLLDVRADDPADEDAYKRLFDRAGDYAAWLAELSEARQTLPDLAAADLNRLQRRHARTYEAIRSIDFFPGETSLRAQAQWRDFTAAIEALRSPGEPHAAQRGIPRRDPAQHQGRLWATRRHLWVDRVASAWLIRRFIDPHARFMWLDNLADCPADALGFDFDGAPFTHVGDRVSFEVLIESFGLDDNAGLVRLGAMVHALDVGGAAVPEAGGFEAILAGARKRLADDDALLVEIGAVLDSLYVHFRGNRNP; translated from the coding sequence ATGAATCCCGTCCCGACTTCCTGGCTGCTGTTGATCGTCAGTCTGCCGACCTCCGGTGCGACTGCCCGCATGCGCATCTGGCGTACCGTCAAGGCGCTCGGCTGTGGTGCGCTGCGGGACGGTGCCTACCTGTTGCCGGCGCATGCCGAGCAGGCGGCGCAGTTGCGTGAGCTCGCCGACGAGGCCCGTAACGGCGACGGGCAGGCGTGGTTGCTGGATGTCCGTGCGGACGATCCCGCCGACGAAGACGCGTACAAACGGCTGTTCGATCGCGCGGGCGACTACGCAGCGTGGCTTGCCGAGCTTTCGGAGGCCCGCCAGACGCTGCCGGATCTGGCGGCAGCCGATCTCAATCGCCTCCAACGCCGCCACGCTCGCACGTACGAGGCCATTCGAAGCATCGATTTCTTTCCCGGCGAAACCTCGCTGCGCGCGCAGGCGCAATGGCGGGATTTCACCGCCGCGATCGAAGCGTTGCGCTCTCCCGGCGAGCCGCATGCCGCTCAACGCGGCATCCCGCGTCGCGATCCCGCGCAACATCAGGGCAGGCTGTGGGCGACGCGCCGTCACCTGTGGGTGGATCGCGTCGCCAGCGCGTGGCTGATTCGGCGTTTCATCGATCCGCATGCGCGCTTCATGTGGCTGGACAACCTCGCCGATTGTCCGGCTGACGCGCTGGGCTTCGATTTCGACGGCGCCCCGTTCACGCATGTGGGCGATCGCGTGTCGTTCGAGGTGCTGATCGAGAGCTTTGGACTCGACGACAACGCGGGGCTCGTCCGGTTGGGCGCCATGGTGCATGCGCTGGACGTGGGCGGCGCCGCCGTGCCGGAAGCCGGCGGATTCGAGGCCATTCTCGCGGGCGCCCGCAAGCGTCTTGCCGACGACGATGCGCTCCTGGTGGAGATCGGCGCCGTACTCGATTCGTTGTACGTGCATTTCCGTGGCAATCGAAACCCCTGA
- a CDS encoding aminotransferase class V-fold PLP-dependent enzyme has product MSSPRGALFPDALMQQIKSRFHHVDRDVDGRERLFFDNAGGSFRLKAAVDAYARVDALPDCPERIHARALDLQAIQSRGEDDVRTILNAQGGTVYASLTASGAMFDMVRAIMENVPGTNAVTTVLEHPSSYDAMTVYAERTGKTLRIAPSNPETGGVDVDAIVALVDTDTALLSVMAASNISGAKFDIETIVARAREKKPDLFIVVDAVQHAPHGVIDLQRTPVDGINFAPYKFFGCRGSGMSWLSPRAAALPHHRLAAKENGVWELGSPAPAQFAVVSSIVDYVAWIGRYFTDSDDRRALFVEGMHRIELHERALLAALLDGLRAIDGVDVYWDHDDLTQRDLIVGIGFAHLEPTQAVREYEKHGVIVYERVASSLYSGRMLKSFGLVGAVRISPLHCHAPDDIARFLAITEALAAQR; this is encoded by the coding sequence ATGAGCAGTCCCCGTGGCGCACTTTTTCCCGACGCGTTGATGCAGCAGATCAAGTCGCGCTTTCATCACGTCGATCGCGACGTCGACGGCCGCGAGCGGTTGTTCTTCGACAATGCGGGCGGGTCGTTCCGGTTGAAGGCGGCAGTCGACGCGTACGCGCGGGTCGATGCACTGCCCGATTGCCCGGAGCGTATCCATGCGCGGGCGCTCGATCTGCAGGCGATCCAGTCGCGCGGCGAGGACGACGTTCGCACGATCCTGAACGCGCAGGGCGGCACCGTGTATGCGTCGCTGACCGCATCGGGCGCGATGTTCGACATGGTGCGCGCGATCATGGAGAACGTGCCGGGCACCAACGCGGTGACGACCGTGCTCGAGCACCCGTCGTCCTACGATGCAATGACGGTTTACGCGGAACGGACCGGCAAGACGCTGCGCATCGCGCCGAGCAATCCTGAGACCGGCGGCGTGGACGTCGACGCGATCGTGGCGCTGGTCGACACCGATACCGCGCTGCTCAGCGTGATGGCGGCGTCGAACATTTCCGGCGCGAAATTCGATATCGAGACGATCGTCGCGCGGGCGAGAGAGAAGAAGCCCGACCTGTTCATCGTCGTCGACGCGGTCCAGCATGCGCCGCACGGGGTCATCGACCTGCAGCGCACGCCGGTCGACGGGATCAACTTCGCGCCGTACAAGTTTTTCGGATGCCGCGGCTCGGGCATGTCGTGGCTGTCGCCGCGTGCGGCCGCGCTGCCGCATCACCGGCTCGCCGCGAAGGAGAACGGCGTATGGGAACTCGGCAGCCCGGCGCCCGCGCAATTTGCGGTCGTATCGTCGATCGTCGATTACGTGGCGTGGATCGGCCGGTATTTCACCGATTCGGACGACCGGCGCGCGCTGTTCGTCGAAGGTATGCACCGGATCGAGCTGCATGAACGCGCGCTGCTCGCCGCGTTGCTCGACGGTTTGCGCGCGATCGACGGCGTCGACGTCTACTGGGATCATGACGACCTGACGCAGCGCGACCTGATCGTCGGGATCGGCTTCGCGCATCTCGAACCGACGCAAGCGGTGCGGGAATACGAGAAGCACGGTGTGATCGTCTACGAGCGCGTCGCGTCGAGCCTGTACTCGGGCCGGATGCTGAAATCGTTCGGGCTCGTCGGCGCGGTGCGGATCTCGCCGCTCCATTGTCATGCGCCGGACGATATCGCGCGATTCCTCGCGATCACCGAAGCGCTCGCGGCACAGCGCTGA
- a CDS encoding ABC transporter substrate-binding protein codes for MPIAPAVVSAFTPTGKLRASINLGNPILANRDPATGEPFGVSIDLARAFAERLSADLELVVFDAAGKSVQALTDERADFGFFAVDPLRGESVAFTAPYVLIEGFYLVPDASPIRTNADVDQPHNRVAVGKGSAYDLFLTRELKAAQIVRAPTSQAVVPTFVEQQLEVAAGVKQQLETDAAKTPGLRLLDERFMVIRQAMGVPKSRGDAAAAALAAFVEDMKASGFVADSLRRHGITGASVAPAG; via the coding sequence ATGCCCATCGCTCCTGCTGTCGTCTCCGCCTTCACGCCCACCGGCAAGCTTCGCGCATCGATCAACCTCGGCAACCCGATCCTCGCGAACCGCGACCCGGCAACGGGCGAACCGTTCGGCGTATCGATCGACCTCGCCCGTGCCTTCGCCGAGCGCCTGTCGGCCGACCTGGAACTCGTCGTGTTCGACGCCGCCGGCAAATCGGTGCAGGCGCTGACCGACGAGCGCGCCGATTTCGGCTTCTTCGCCGTCGATCCGCTGCGCGGCGAATCGGTCGCGTTCACCGCGCCGTACGTGCTGATCGAAGGCTTCTATCTCGTGCCGGATGCATCGCCGATCCGCACCAACGCGGACGTCGACCAGCCGCACAACCGCGTGGCCGTCGGCAAGGGCAGCGCGTACGACCTGTTCCTCACCCGCGAACTGAAAGCCGCGCAGATCGTGCGTGCGCCGACGTCGCAAGCCGTCGTGCCGACGTTCGTCGAGCAGCAGCTGGAAGTGGCGGCCGGCGTGAAGCAGCAGCTCGAAACCGACGCCGCGAAAACGCCCGGCCTGCGCCTGCTCGACGAGCGCTTCATGGTGATCCGGCAGGCGATGGGCGTGCCGAAGAGTCGCGGCGACGCGGCCGCCGCGGCACTGGCCGCGTTCGTCGAGGACATGAAGGCGTCGGGCTTCGTCGCCGATTCGCTGCGCCGGCACGGCATCACGGGCGCATCGGTCGCACCGGCGGGCTGA
- a CDS encoding oxidoreductase, translating into MTKSGYPSVALVGPGAIGTTVAAALHEAGRTPVICGRSAHAELKLRFEGGEIVVPGPVLTDPQAVKETVDLVFVAVKSTQTASAAPWVAALCDANTVICVLQNGVEQKAAFAPYAAGAAIVPSVVWFPAQRESGASVWLRAKPRLTLPDTPASNVVVSALRGTRCAPEVAEDFISLAWRKLLQNAVAGLMVLTGRRAGMFSRSDITELSLAYLKECLAVARAEGAKLGDEVPQEIVDAFHGFPPDLGTSILADRQGNHPLEWDCRNGVVQRYGRKHGIPTPISDLVVPLLAAASDGPG; encoded by the coding sequence ATGACGAAATCCGGCTACCCGTCCGTCGCGCTCGTCGGTCCGGGCGCAATCGGCACGACCGTCGCCGCGGCCCTTCACGAAGCCGGCCGCACGCCGGTGATCTGCGGCCGCTCCGCGCACGCGGAATTGAAATTGCGCTTCGAGGGCGGCGAGATCGTCGTGCCCGGGCCGGTCCTGACCGACCCGCAAGCGGTCAAGGAAACGGTCGATCTCGTGTTCGTTGCGGTCAAGTCGACGCAGACGGCGAGCGCGGCACCGTGGGTCGCCGCGCTATGCGACGCGAATACCGTCATCTGCGTGCTGCAAAACGGCGTCGAGCAAAAGGCCGCCTTCGCACCGTATGCGGCCGGCGCCGCGATCGTGCCGTCGGTCGTCTGGTTTCCGGCGCAACGCGAATCGGGCGCGTCGGTGTGGCTGCGGGCCAAGCCTCGCCTCACCCTGCCCGATACGCCGGCGAGCAACGTGGTGGTCTCGGCCTTGCGCGGCACGCGCTGCGCGCCCGAGGTGGCGGAGGATTTCATCTCGCTCGCATGGCGCAAGCTGTTGCAGAACGCCGTGGCCGGGCTCATGGTGCTGACCGGTCGTCGCGCCGGCATGTTCTCGCGAAGCGACATCACCGAGCTGTCGCTCGCCTACCTGAAGGAATGTCTCGCGGTCGCGCGCGCGGAGGGCGCGAAGCTCGGCGATGAAGTGCCTCAGGAGATCGTCGACGCATTCCATGGCTTTCCGCCGGACTTGGGTACGTCGATTCTTGCCGACCGGCAGGGCAACCATCCGCTCGAATGGGACTGCCGGAATGGCGTCGTGCAGCGATACGGACGAAAGCACGGCATTCCGACGCCGATCAGCGATCTGGTCGTGCCGCTGCTCGCGGCAGCGAGCGACGGGCCGGGCTAA